TTGCATATGATCGGAGTGCATAGCTAATGACTCGTTAACGGAGCcagattgttgttgttgtttctcaCTAGCACCGAGGGCTTCTCGCGCAACTTGCGAGCTATTCTGGTCTGGCTCTCTGTGGGGCTCGAGGGTCCGCTCCGCGGAGCCGgagtttggtgttgttgttgacatGGAGGGTATGGAATCTTTTGATCGCGTAACGTTTAATCCGGCGCTAGCAATAGAGGTAAGGTTCGAGTCCGGTTTGGACTGTTTCAGGAAGGCAGAAGGCTCCGAGGAACTTGCAGTTATAGGGTTCGACGGCGCAGGTAAAGGGTGGGATATTGGGACGGGCTCGTTGTTCGATTGCATCAACGCGGCCATGGGTAACGGATCTTTCACACTACCTCGATATGGTGAATGATGTTGATATGGAGCTAGGTGGGTAGAGATCATGTTAGCGTGGATGAAGGCCTATTGACAAGATCGAGATGTTTGACGGCTTGGGTGACATTGATTGAATGGGGGGAGCAATGAGAATAAAGAACTATGAATGTACGGAAAAAGGAATTCGAAAAGAACGAACGAAGGCAAGGGGAGAGGGGGATGCCTCAGAGAGGCGCTGTCGCGTGGGGCGCTCACCAAAACCCGAGTGTGGCGCAAGCTGACGGGGGTGTTCAGCCTTCGTGAGACAACTTGGGGCCGGAACAAGAGTATGGGCCTTGTGGATGGGTAAAAATAGCGAATCAGCCTCGTCAGCAAGATTAGAATTCTTTCCTCTTCACTCGATCAGAGCGTGTCGTGGGTTCAACCCATCGGGTGGAAAGGTTTCAAAAGATCGTGGCGGGTGCGCGGCGAGATCGGGTTGGTCAACTAGGCTGCAAAGCAAGAGTAGAAGCTGCAAACCAGCGATATTTAAGAGAATATCCTTGCGATCCTCCGTCTGTTGGACAAGGTTAATGAATGAGTAAATTATTGCGAACGGAATTCAAGGTATTTGGCATCGGGCACGAgtgagaatgagaaaagaGGCTGTGTTGATATGCGTGCCTGGTAGTGGGCAGGAGGCTCTGAAAAGGGACAACGGGGGTGCAAGACAAAATGGAGAGAATTACAGTATCGGAGAGGCAACAAAAGATGGAAGGTGAGCTGCGATTGGAACTGGTGGTGAACTGCGAGGCATGGATTGGTAACCCGGCACAATAGTACGTTGGTtggagaatgagatggaCCGTTTGGGTCGAGGCAAGATGGGTCTGCGTCGGGTCCGGATAGTTTGCAGATAATGGCGTTTTCTGAAAGGCGCAAAAGGGGAGAAAGCGGCGGGTGTGGAGAGCAATCAGAAAAGAAACCGGTACAACAGGAGAATAGTAATGCCTGAGTTGAAACCAAAAGACGGCAGGCACGGATTCACGAATCAAGCTCTTGCGCAAGAaagcaaagagagaagagggaaaagggaagaggaggcggtGGTACGGACTGGAGTGACGATGGACAGACGGACGCTTGATTCGAACACGAGGAAGGAAGTGGCTGGAGCGTCTCGCCAAATACGCTCCGTGACAAAATTACACGCGGCTCTGCACAACCCACCGCGGCACCGCCCGGCGTCCGCTTTTTGACGGATGTAAATTACGGTATGGCTGCTCTGAAGAAGAGTACTTTTCCCCAGCCAGGAACCAGGAGGCGCAAGACAGCGCCAGAAAAAGCGCCTACAGAAGAATCATAGCTCGTTTCACTTTTTTGTCTCAAGGCGCATTCAATAAGCCGGGAAGTTCTGAAATTCCAGGGAAGACATTAAGCATAGATTGTTAATGGAGAGTCCTCCTGGAAGATAGTTATACAGTCGCGACCTGTAACCTGGTTCTTTAGACTCTAGGCTCCAGCTTAAGTGCGTTCGCAGTCAGTGTCATGCCAACCATCAGCACTTCCTAAGAATTGAAGTTTCAAGCACCTTCAATGCCGCTGCGAGCGATAAGAATAAGATAGAACGCCTCATAAACAAGTATATCTCATTGACCCGGTCATGCTTGCCATTGGTAGCCCACCACGAGTGTAGGGGGTTCCTTGCAACCTTGAGGAAGATCCATCACGGACACCCTAGGGCATCTGCTATTGGCTGGAAAAGCCACCGATTGACCTGAGCCTTGTTATGAATATGAATCAATGACACAAACTTGAAGCGGGTCCATCCGACAGCTGATGGTGGTCACAGGTCAACGTCAAAaacaaggaaagaagaatgAGGCGGTGTTTGACGCTGAAACCTGGGTTGCGTCTGTTGGATAATTAGCCTTAGGCAGGAGGGTGGCTGAGCGGGTCTGGGCCGCCTGGAAGGCTGTGCCAAAGGGCTGTCGAGTGTTGATGCATCAACACACATTAGAGCGCGCGCTCTCTCTTCATGACGGTTTACTATTGACCGGAATATAACGCGGATGATAGTGCCCAGGTGCGAGAATATTTTGCACCAATGATTGCACCTTTAACCATAACGAAACCCAGGCGCCATGAGATAACAACTGTGCCCTGACAGAGACCAGGGCGCAGGCAGGGAATGATTGGTGGGTTCCTTGCCAGCTGCGCCTTGAAAGTCCCTGGGCTATGCTTGGTAAAATCGATGGGCATAAGCCTGCCTTTCAGCAACGGCAAGAAATCCTGATTGGGTTGGGCTGGTTGTTGCTTTCAAGCATCACCCGCAGTTACACTGCAATTCCTCTCGACCACCCAAAGCTTGTTCCCAGATGATGACCATGGTTTATACACCTATGGATCAGTTAGAAATCGGTATTTGAGTGTCGATTCAACAGTCACAGGGCACTGCTTTGGGAGTTGCTATGACCATGAGGAAGCCCTACACGTGTGTTCAACTTTACGCTGTTGTAATAGCCATCCTCGCAAAGCCAGCCTGAGTTAGTTATTGTACAATGTGTGCGTAGATAACTAGAGCGATTTATCTGCAGGCAAACAAAGAGACTTCACATTGAAGTGTGAAGGGTTCTGCAGGAAACCAGGATTGCTTGCCTCAGGCAGCGACAAATGGCAGCGACTCCGCAATTTAGTCTCTTTGCTTTtcatccatcctcctcttctctcaGCTTCTTCCCTCGAGGTTCGGGAGTCGGGACCCTTCGACTCGAGCTTCAACTTCTCAACACCCGGTTCTAATCTATCTTTAGATTCCGTCTTTGAATCTGCAATTCCGAATGGCCTCTCCAAGGAATCGGCCCATTCACCCTCCACGTTGGCCAGCGGTTCGACACGTTGTATGGTTGGCTGAACGGGAGGAGATCAACCCCGGCGCTAAGCAAACACACCAGACTTGCCATCCTGCGGTGCTCATTCGTTACTCGGGTGACAGTCCTGCATGAAAAGCGTGATGATTGAGAGGTTAAACGGCTTGGTGTCGTTTGGAGTTTGGTTGGCTTCCGGCAATCCCCACTGTGATAGACCAGAACTGCTGCTCTAGTGATGTGCCAGCCATCCAGTCACACCCCAGCTTgaccacctcctccagccagTTTGACCATTTGGCCATGTTCCTGGCCAGCTTTTGACTTCGATCTCAACCAATCATCGCCGCTATCCTGGTTTCTCAGCATATTGCTGGGCGCTTACCTCCCATTTCTCACAGGTAATGGGACGGACGTTGTTCAATATGGCGAGCCCCTCCCCACCCGCTAAGAGAGCGTGACTACCGCCCATCATAGATAATCAATGCATTCACGCTGCTCCCAAGGATCCTGTCGCTCCTTCTTTGTCTCTCCTCTTGCTTCCAACGCAACATTCTTTTCTAGGTTTGACCACTGGTCTCCATCTTGGTACAAGCAGCGCAGGGTTCGCCGCTCCATTTCCAAGGACACAAACACAGGCCAgttatagtaaataaaaaaaacacAGGTAGATAGGATTTTTGAGCAAGGTTCGTTCTCCAAAGCTCTTTACTCGAAGCTTAAGCTGACAATTTCGCAGAGTGCATATTGCCTGGTTATCAGCCCGATTATTCTACTGAAGGAGGTGCGTTAAACTTCGAGTCCCCGGTCTTCCTTAAAACCTCTCGTCCGTGATCTCTTTAGGAGAAATTCCCATAACTGACGATCTCCTTACAGTGTAGGAGGTCGTTGCACATCAATGACCTAGTACGCCTTTCATAGAACAACGTTCTATTTCCAGCTCGATTCTCACGCTCGCCTGAAGTGGACTTGTTCAGTGTGTTTCGGTAACCAACGCTGATTCCAGTCGCCAAACAttacaaaaaaaaaaaaaaaaaccataAAAAGAAAGTTGAGGTTACGCTGAGAGCTGGCTCTCGTCATATCTTGTGCATATTTTCGCAATCACCGCCGAGTTGTTATTTAACCCTAAGCACAATGTCCGCCTCGAATAACAATCACAACGATTCGCCACAGACTTACGAGCCAACCTCGCCAACGGATTTTGTTGGAAACAATAACCGAAGGTCAATGGCATCATCACCACAACCAATGGCAAGCGGAGTGCAGGAAAGCTCTCCTGACCCAGTGGCCGCTCCAATAACAAGCCCTCGATCTGCCCGGTTCGCGGAAGCAACTGCAATTCACTCGCCTACTGCTATGGAAAACAGTAGATCCCCGTTTGCGGACCCTCCGAACCAGTCTCGGAACCAACCCGATGTCTCTGACGTTGGTTTTGGCTATGTGAACGCACAAGACTCTACGCAGCATGTACCTCATCATGCGGCACCGGTGTCACCACTGAAAAGCGCCTTAAAGGTACCAGGGACACCGGCTCGCACATTAAACCCCCTTAGCCCAACTTTCCGTGAAGAGTTCAATCTAGAaaagcaggagaagcaggcAGAGAAAGCAAACGCAAAAGACCTGGTGAGTCAAAGTTGATGCTATCCCGCCATTGCACATTATTGACCAATTCCACCCGGATACCAGGCTATCAAAGTGCGTGTTAGAGTGGCCAAGATCTTCCTTCGCTTCGTCAGCTTTGGTTGTAGTATAATTGTTCTTGCCATTTTATGTACGACTTTGACCATCTTCCACGCGACCAAGAATCTACCTTCAAGGAGTGGCACCACAGCTTGGGCCGTTGGTACCAACCCATGGCCACAATACTTGCTCCTAGCGACTGCGTGTTTGTCGCTGCTCGCTTGCCTGGCTGTTTTCTGGACCTGGAGAAAACGTGGCTATAAGCGTGCAGAGAAGGTTGCGGTCTACTACTCGATATTTTCCGTCGGTTTCTTCGGATTTACCCTCATTCTGTGGGTTGTGGTTGCAGCCGTCTACCAGAATTCCAAGTCCAATGGAGGCAACCAGGATCTTTGGGGTTGGTCGTGTGTAACAGGTAACCAGCGAGCGACAGTGTACGCCAATGATATTGACTATCCGCTCTTGTGCCGACTCCAGGTGAGAATCAATAACCCTCCAACTTCCGAAATTGATGGCTAATATTCAACAGGACTGGGGGCTAGTCTGCGCAGTCATTGAAATCGTTGTCGAAGTCTTGGTTGTTCTTATCTATGCCGTTGTCTTCTACCGATTCTGGTCCAAGCGTAAGCTCGCCAAGTCCATGGGTCGCCGAGACAAGGCCCGATCAGACTTGTACCTAGCCCAGCTACGACTTCAGTCCGCCCCCAACACCCCAGGGTTCCCATTAAGCCCCAAATCACCGTGGGTCTCAACAACAATACAAGATCCCTACTCCCAAGCAGAGAAAGGGGAGGGGACTGCTACGCAGTTTGCAACTCCTGTCTCTCCAACCAGGCCTAAGCCAACTTTTCAACTCCAACCGCCTCCTATTCGTGTGCAGAACGCGACTCCAAAGACAGAGCAGGGAGAGTTTTCCGCTCCGGCCCCTACGCCGTCTCCTCCCCAGGAGCACATGAGTGCCGCGCCAGGAGAGCGAACATACGAAGCTGTGCCGATCCCCGGCGCCTATGCTAGTCCAATGACACCGAGCTTTCCCCAAGGGGCCCGCTAATAAATAGTATGTTGAGAGGGCATATTTGCCACACAACTGAAACCCTATTAGCTACCTCCTGCGTTGAAAAATTCCGGTGTAGATTAGCCTGGCCCGGCGCGGGAAGTCCATTCAAATTGGATCACAAACACACTTGTACTTTTGGAGTTCAATGGGCGTATATATTCTATGTAACCGAAGCTTGACGGAAGCCTGACTGGAATTGGGCGACTGATATAGCACAATATACCTAATACTTTGTTTGTTCCTTGGTCGTTTACCGCCGTTGCTCTGGCAAAGACTGGCAATTCCAACAGCAACCACTCCATTCATTTACTTTTTATGTTGATGCCGCATGTTTGTTAGGTTATACCACTGAGCGAGTTATATTCTCAAGACAATATCAGGATCTATCTACCGATATTCCTTTCACTTTTCCCCGCCTTTGTTTATTGTAGAAAGCAGAAAGTACGAAGTTAAAAGAGGGTATCCCGGCTAGATCCTAGTCTACGTAAGGTAGGTTGCTAACGTCAAATGATACTATGTGCATACCTACTAGGCATACCTTTTTGGAGAATATACATTTCATCATACGGCTCTATGTGCTGGCTCTAGGCCTGTTATATTGCATAAGAAAAGGACAATGAGAATTGGATATTGAAATCAGAAAGCACCAGAGCGATAACCTAATAAAATAAAGGCCTACTAAGCCAACTCCCACGAAACTCCTGAAAAATAAATCCGAACGACATCACTCGTATAGCCTCTCGTGTAGTGCCTTAAGACGAAGGCTAAAAAACAACACTGCGGTCGCTTGCCTCAGGCCGCCGCTTCGTCGAGAATAGCATTTACATCCTTCGTGACGAAGATCTCCTCTAAATTGCCTAGCCCAAGACCACTCGTCTCATCGTCATTTTGCAGCATGAGCCCTTGCTCGTTGGCTAGATGAAGTAGGCAAATGAAGCCAAATGATGTACTAATATCGCGCAGCGTCTCGGGAGCATAGACAGACTTGAGAGAGTTCATTACTTGAGTGAAACGTAAGTGCCCATTGTTCTTGGGATCTTCCAAGTCCGATGACAGCCTTGGGCGTTTATGCATCGGGGTCGGGGTTGGAGGGCCATCGTCATCGGTTCCATGGTGTTCTTCCGGCGGGTTGGTCACATCGCCGGGTTGAGTATCGGAGTCCATTGCGGATATTAGTCTCTCACCCATACCTTTCCACATCTCTGTTTTGAGTCGACGAACATCAACCTTCTTGGCGACTCGCGCGTAGGCAACATAATCAGGTCGTGCTCTCCGAGCGCCCTGCGTAACTAATTGCGATCCGAAGCCACCACCAGGAGTAGCGCCAACCATATTCAGTAAGGCTGTAATACCTGTGGCCCCGCCATTTTCTTCGGCGGATGTGCCCAGAGTCCCACCGGGCGGAGGGGACAACATCTCCCTGGCATCCGCGAATGGGAGgttgtcatcgtcatcatcgcccatACCTAGGCCATTCGGGAAGGCAaggccatcatcatcggcgaAGAAGTTGGCATCATAAGCCCCAGGGGCTGCCTCGTCATCACCAGTATCCTCTGTTTTGTGGTTGGCCCAGAATGCCTCATCCATGTCGCCATTACCGGAGGTTTGTTCCTGGCGTCGTTGATTAAAGCTTCGTGGCCCTGTCAACTTTCTCGACCCCATCCGTGCTTTTGGCTTCAGGAAGAGACGGAGTAGTTGCCGCGAGTTGAAGTGTTTATCATCGGGAAGTAGGTTGCGGCCCTTTGTTTTCCATTGTGTCTTTGGGAGCGATATCGTGGAGTTGGAGCTTGCTGGAGTGTAGATCAATTCGGCCACAGCCGGGTCAAGGGGTGCAGAAAAGTCAATCTCAAAAggttccttttcctttcgtTGTTTTGGCGCCGCACTCGCGACATTCGTAGCAGCATTCTCCTTGATTCGTCGAATCTTCCAATGCTCGGGTCCCGCCCAATTCTTTTGCAATGCGTTATCAAAATAGCTGAGGATATTTTCGTGGTCCCGGCTGCCTGGCTGATGATTGAGTGATATAGCATAAGCATCATCGTTGTCGagatcttctccatcccgaGGCTCCTCGCCTTCTAGATCAACGCGGTGCACCTTGAGCATGGGCTCTAGGGCGGCTTCACGAGCCCatgcttctcctcctcctccaaatccaGCATCATCACTGAGATCGAAGCCAGCCAAGcttgcatcatcatcatcaaatCCGACagcattatcatcatctAGCATAATACCAGAGGCTTCATTTGACGGGTGTCCCTCCTCGTTTCCTTTGTCATGTCGCCATTCTTCGGGCGCCTTTAAGAGAGGGATATCTAATGAGCCAGTAGGGTCACCAAGGTCGAAATTTTTCAAGGAAGGGCAGATATCTTGCGCTTCAAGTCGCTCGAGGTCCGGGAAGAATTTGCCGGCCAGGGGAGCAATATCTATCTCCACTCCCGCATCGAATGAATCATCGCGAGGCTGTTCCGTGGATTGTGGTTGCGGCGTGGGTTCGGAATCTTCGGGAAACTCTGACTCTGCTCTTGTGTCGTCCGTATCCTTGGAAGTCTCCACGGCGTCATCACTACTATCGAATACGATACGGCCATGCCCATCAATTGCCAGGTGGTTGAGAAGTAGGCCTTTAGCACCGCCTTCGTCAAAATCCGCAGATGCCTTCTTGAACAGCGGGTCAACCGAGAACTCCAACTCGAACTTTTTCAACTGTAGTGAAGCAAACGACGGAGCGAGTGTTGCCTCATGCCCACGCTGGACATTAGAAATATTTGTTAGCTAAGCAGGCTCAAAGTACTCTTCAGGATTCATTTAGACTGTACCTTTTTCCGAGACTTTCTACTAGtgccctcttcgccgtcttcatcgtcttcggccCCTTCCCCTTCGGCCTCAGCCTCGCGTGCTTTCTTGTCCCTACTGTCGGCCAAACCACTCAGAAGTTTCCCAGTTTCTGTGGCTACACTGTCAACTCTACTTGTGTAAATCTTCACGCAGCCATCCAATGTGCAACTAGCTTTCTGAAAGTTCACACTGTCCCCTTCCTTCAAGAGAGACATGTCGTGGAAATAGTCAATCAATGCGAAGTTCCACGAGTTCGTCGCATTAATTTTGTTGTCAGTTGCCATTTTCATCCACTCTTCAAAGTTTGCCAAAATTGGCACACGCTTCATCGGGGTAACTCCTCGGCGTCCGTGAGCATCGCTGTCACGACTACGGTGACCAGAGCCTTGGGGTGTGCCGGGACTCATGCTCGATCGGTCATAGGTTGTATATCTGCGCGGCGGCATGGGCGTCTTCACGGCGGCCTTAATTTGATCCATCTGGCGGTCATGTAGGGCCTGGCGGGCCCCGATACGGGCCGCCTTCTCCCCGATATCATCGTTCAACGGGATCCTAATCGAGTTATTAGTGTCGCCTTCACCGGGACATTTATTTTTCAACAGCGAAGACGTACTTCAGAGGCGAGTTCTTCTGGGGTGTAGCAGCGCCATTAGAACGGCGATGTTTTGAGACGCGGGGCATGCTGGATGATGCCGAACAAGAGTAAGGGATGTTCCGGAGTCAGCGAACGCAGTCCTCGCCACGCGGCTACGGTCGCGTAGTCAAGGAGTGAAAAAAAGGATGCGAAAGTGTAGGTCGGCGGCTGATTAGCGATATAATCGCAATAAGAGCATGATCTTGTCGAGCGCAGTGTGTCGGGGATGTGCGGTCGGGATGCGAACAAACAGGAAGGGAACGTCAACAAACAAGAAAGTGCTGGTTCAGCCGTGCCACAGCAACCTGAGGCCGATATTATCACGTGACTACATATCAGCCACATCAATTACGGACAAACATCTTAACGGTACGGGTACGATACGGTAATACGTATTC
This sequence is a window from Aspergillus puulaauensis MK2 DNA, chromosome 6, nearly complete sequence. Protein-coding genes within it:
- a CDS encoding uncharacterized protein (COG:S;~EggNog:ENOG410PIM8;~TransMembrane:4 (i175-201o221-244i256-281o323-350i)) codes for the protein MSASNNNHNDSPQTYEPTSPTDFVGNNNRRSMASSPQPMASGVQESSPDPVAAPITSPRSARFAEATAIHSPTAMENSRSPFADPPNQSRNQPDVSDVGFGYVNAQDSTQHVPHHAAPVSPLKSALKVPGTPARTLNPLSPTFREEFNLEKQEKQAEKANAKDLAIKVRVRVAKIFLRFVSFGCSIIVLAILCTTLTIFHATKNLPSRSGTTAWAVGTNPWPQYLLLATACLSLLACLAVFWTWRKRGYKRAEKVAVYYSIFSVGFFGFTLILWVVVAAVYQNSKSNGGNQDLWGWSCVTGNQRATVYANDIDYPLLCRLQDWGLVCAVIEIVVEVLVVLIYAVVFYRFWSKRKLAKSMGRRDKARSDLYLAQLRLQSAPNTPGFPLSPKSPWVSTTIQDPYSQAEKGEGTATQFATPVSPTRPKPTFQLQPPPIRVQNATPKTEQGEFSAPAPTPSPPQEHMSAAPGERTYEAVPIPGAYASPMTPSFPQGAR
- a CDS encoding condensin subunit BRN1 (BUSCO:EOG09260WU6;~COG:L;~EggNog:ENOG410PFHS;~InterPro:IPR022816;~PFAM:PF05786;~go_component: GO:0000796 - condensin complex [Evidence IEA];~go_process: GO:0007076 - mitotic chromosome condensation [Evidence IEA]) — encoded protein: MPRVSKHRRSNGAATPQKNSPLKIPLNDDIGEKAARIGARQALHDRQMDQIKAAVKTPMPPRRYTTYDRSSMSPGTPQGSGHRSRDSDAHGRRGVTPMKRVPILANFEEWMKMATDNKINATNSWNFALIDYFHDMSLLKEGDSVNFQKASCTLDGCVKIYTSRVDSVATETGKLLSGLADSRDKKAREAEAEGEGAEDDEDGEEGTSRKSRKKRGHEATLAPSFASLQLKKFELEFSVDPLFKKASADFDEGGAKGLLLNHLAIDGHGRIVFDSSDDAVETSKDTDDTRAESEFPEDSEPTPQPQSTEQPRDDSFDAGVEIDIAPLAGKFFPDLERLEAQDICPSLKNFDLGDPTGSLDIPLLKAPEEWRHDKGNEEGHPSNEASGIMLDDDNAVGFDDDDASLAGFDLSDDAGFGGGGEAWAREAALEPMLKVHRVDLEGEEPRDGEDLDNDDAYAISLNHQPGSRDHENILSYFDNALQKNWAGPEHWKIRRIKENAATNVASAAPKQRKEKEPFEIDFSAPLDPAVAELIYTPASSNSTISLPKTQWKTKGRNLLPDDKHFNSRQLLRLFLKPKARMGSRKLTGPRSFNQRRQEQTSGNGDMDEAFWANHKTEDTGDDEAAPGAYDANFFADDDGLAFPNGLGMGDDDDDNLPFADAREMLSPPPGGTLGTSAEENGGATGITALLNMVGATPGGGFGSQLVTQGARRARPDYVAYARVAKKVDVRRLKTEMWKGMGERLISAMDSDTQPGDVTNPPEEHHGTDDDGPPTPTPMHKRPRLSSDLEDPKNNGHLRFTQVMNSLKSVYAPETLRDISTSFGFICLLHLANEQGLMLQNDDETSGLGLGNLEEIFVTKDVNAILDEAAA